A stretch of Microbulbifer bruguierae DNA encodes these proteins:
- a CDS encoding TerC family protein — protein MFEWIASPEAWIALATLAALEIVLGIDNIIFISILVGRLPEKQRESARFIGLALAMLTRLALLFSIAWIMGLTEPWFTVFGEEISGRDVILIGGGLFLLFKATHEIHNSLEGEEGGHSNVATATFGMVLVQIAILDIVFSLDSVITAVGLVDHVSIMAIAIVLAVGVMLFAAKPIGDFVDRHPTIKMLALSFLILVGVTLIVEGFDVHVPKGYIYFAMAFSVAVEMLNIRLRKKQVAAVELRKPLREE, from the coding sequence ATGTTCGAATGGATTGCGAGTCCGGAAGCCTGGATTGCGCTGGCGACGCTGGCTGCCCTGGAAATTGTCCTCGGCATCGACAATATTATCTTCATTTCCATTCTGGTCGGCCGCCTGCCGGAAAAGCAGCGCGAGTCCGCACGCTTTATCGGCCTGGCACTGGCCATGCTTACCCGACTTGCGCTGCTGTTTTCCATCGCCTGGATCATGGGGCTGACCGAACCCTGGTTTACCGTCTTCGGTGAGGAAATCTCCGGGCGGGATGTGATCCTGATCGGCGGGGGCCTTTTCCTGCTATTCAAAGCTACCCATGAAATCCACAACAGCCTTGAAGGTGAAGAGGGTGGGCACAGTAATGTCGCCACAGCCACCTTTGGCATGGTACTGGTGCAGATCGCCATCCTGGATATCGTGTTTTCGCTGGATTCAGTGATTACCGCCGTGGGCCTGGTGGACCATGTATCCATCATGGCCATCGCCATTGTGCTTGCCGTAGGAGTGATGCTGTTTGCCGCCAAACCCATTGGTGACTTTGTGGATCGCCATCCCACAATCAAGATGCTGGCCTTGTCATTCCTGATTCTGGTGGGGGTGACACTGATTGTCGAAGGTTTCGATGTGCATGTGCCCAAGGGCTACATCTATTTCGCCATGGCGTTTTCCGTGGCGGTGGAGATGCTCAATATTCGCTTGCGCAAGAAGCAGGTTGCCGCCGTGGAATTGCGCAAGCCGCTACGCGAAGAGTGA